The DNA segment GAGCACGCCCTTCGAGTGTGACGGTGCGTTCCGACTGTTCCAGCTTGGTCAGATAGACCCCCTCGGGCAGCGCCGTCACCAGTTCGTCGAAGAGGCGCACGATCTCAGGCCGGCTCTTCTGCAGACGCTGGATGATGTCCATGCGCGCCAGCAGGTCGGCCTTGGTCTTCTCGATCTCCGCGATCTCCTTGATCTTGCGGTCGAGCGCGGCGATCTCGGTCTTGAGATATTGATTGCGCGCCTGCTGACCGCTGATCCGGTCCTCGAAATAGAAATGCACCAGTGCGACGGCCACGGCGGTCAGACCGAGCGCGATCCCCAGGGCCGTCAGGAATTCCTGCCGGCGTTGCTGACGCGCCGCCTCGCGCCAGGGAAGCAGGTTGATGCGTGCCATCAGTCGAACCCTCGCAAGGCCAGGCCGACGGCCACCATCATTCCCGGCGCCTCTCGCATGAGTGACTTGGAATTGACGCGAGACGCGAACGACATCTGGCTGAATGGATTGGCGACCGTGGTGGGGATCCTGAGCCGCTCCTCCACCAGGGCATCGACTCCCGGAATGCCGGCCGAGCCGCCGGCCAGGAGTATCCGGTCGACACGGCTGAAGGTCGTCCCGGAATAGAAGAACTGGAGCGCCCGTCCGATCTGCAGGGCCAGGGCCTCCTTGAATGGGTTGAGCACATCGATCTCATAGGTGTCGGCGACATCGCCGTCGCGGATCTTCTGCGCGGACTGTTCGTCCGTGAGACCATAACGGCGCCGCACCTCTTCTCTGAGTTGCCGGCCGCCGAAATTCTGCTCGCGCGTGTACATGATCCGCCCCTCGCTGAACACGTGGAGCGTGGTGGTGGACGCCCCCACGTCCACGATGCCCAGGATGGGCGCCTCCTTGCCGTCCAGGAACATCGAACAGGCATGCTCCATGGCATAGGCCTCGACGTCGACCACCAGAGGCGTGAGTCCGGCGATCTCCAGGACACTGATGCGATCGTCGACGTTCTCGCGCCGCGAGGCGGCCAGCAACACCTCGACGAGCGCCGGATCGCTGGGCGAGGGGCCGAGGACGCTGAAATCGAGGTTGACCTCTTCGAGCGGATAGGGGATGTATTGGTCGGCTTCGAGCTGGATCTGGCTCTCCATCTCGGCGTCCTTGAGTGCGGCGGGCATATTGATGACCTTGGTGATGACCAAGGATCCCGCGAGGGCGACGGCTGCCCGCTTGGTCTTGGCGCCCGACCTGATCAGCGCGCGTCGGATGCCGTCGCCGACCACCTCGTGTTCGACGATCTTCTTCTCCACGATGGCCGTGCCCGGAAGCGGCTCGATCGCATAGTGCTCGACCCGAAAGCGTGGTACGGGCGTCGTGGCGGTCCGCGACAGTTCGATCAACTTGATGGCTGTCGTACCGATGTCGATCCCCAGGAGCGGACTGTTCTTGCGCGTGAGGCCAAACATAGTGATCTCGCTGGTCGTGTCCGTCGCGAAGTGGATGATCGTACAGACGCGTAACGGTTATGAAGATACCAAGGTTCGAGAAATACCGCGACTCATTATAGACACATCCGCCCCGATGTCGATTCCGTTGTCGAGGCCGTATCCGAGTACGTTAAACTCGATCCATCAGTCAGTTAGGCGCGTATGGCCGAGGCTCCTGCAATTTTTTCGCTGCGACGCCCGCTCCCGCCTTGACAGGAATACCAACTGTTGCACGAAAACGACACGCTGGAGGTCGCCCGATGCCCAATCCCGATCGCTCGAACAGCCGACGCGAACACCTGGCCTACGAGGCCGCGCGCATCATGGTCGAGCAGGGGCTGACCGACTTCGAGTCGGCACGACGCAAGGCCGCCGAGCGCACGGGCATCTCGGATCGGCGTCAGTGGCCCTCGAACGAAGTGCTCAAGGAGGCGGTCCTCGCGCAACGCCGGCTGTTCCAGGGCGCGGAGCACGGTCACGAGAGCCGTCTGCTCAAACACGAGGCCGTGCAGGCGATGCGGATGCTGTCGGAGTTCGAGCCGCGCCTGATCGGCCTGG comes from the Allochromatium tepidum genome and includes:
- a CDS encoding PilN domain-containing protein; the encoded protein is MARINLLPWREAARQQRRQEFLTALGIALGLTAVAVALVHFYFEDRISGQQARNQYLKTEIAALDRKIKEIAEIEKTKADLLARMDIIQRLQKSRPEIVRLFDELVTALPEGVYLTKLEQSERTVTLEGRAQSNARVSAFMRRIEGSQSIGQPRLMLIENKDKTGTGLSHFRLSFSQVTPKKASAPKPAG
- a CDS encoding pilus assembly protein PilM; this encodes MFGLTRKNSPLLGIDIGTTAIKLIELSRTATTPVPRFRVEHYAIEPLPGTAIVEKKIVEHEVVGDGIRRALIRSGAKTKRAAVALAGSLVITKVINMPAALKDAEMESQIQLEADQYIPYPLEEVNLDFSVLGPSPSDPALVEVLLAASRRENVDDRISVLEIAGLTPLVVDVEAYAMEHACSMFLDGKEAPILGIVDVGASTTTLHVFSEGRIMYTREQNFGGRQLREEVRRRYGLTDEQSAQKIRDGDVADTYEIDVLNPFKEALALQIGRALQFFYSGTTFSRVDRILLAGGSAGIPGVDALVEERLRIPTTVANPFSQMSFASRVNSKSLMREAPGMMVAVGLALRGFD